In one window of Oncorhynchus kisutch isolate 150728-3 linkage group LG16, Okis_V2, whole genome shotgun sequence DNA:
- the LOC109906771 gene encoding N-acyl-aromatic-L-amino acid amidohydrolase (carboxylate-forming) B-like, protein MEGREVMLPTVSRVALCGGTHGNELSGVYLVRERLKRKRKVEEDHISVVTVMSNPRAVQQCRRYTETDLNRCFTHATLSGPVTDKTPYEIVRSQELNTLLGPKGSPEAMDLVCDLHNTTANMGLCLIAYSDCDWISLHIYRYLQRQMSDIPVRFIHFDLPLNEAYSLDSVGKHGFAIEIGPQAHGVVRSNILSTMQEGVQHMLEWVHLFNSGTQFEGGKVDVYTMVKNVDYPRDFETHGITAAIHPQLQDRDFCLLRPNDPVFQTFSGETLKYKGTEPLYPFFINECAYYEKGIALSLARQRSVGIPSIRSEREGEQGKRESSADEMEEEEKIQGEMEGEGYQKLIEYGEESDSLNGQHN, encoded by the exons ATGGAAGGAAGGGAGGTGATGTTGCCGACTGTGTCCCGCGTTGCACTATGTGGTGGTACCCATGGCAATGAGCTGTCAGGAGTGTACCTGGTGAGAGAGCggctgaagaggaagaggaaggtggAAGAAGACCACATCTCCGTGGTGACCGTGATGTCCAACCCGCGTGCTGTCCAGCAGTGtcggagatacacagagacagacctaAACCGCTGCTTCACCCATGCCACCCTTAg tGGGCCTGTGACAGACAAAACCCCCTATGAGATAGTCCGGTCCCAGGAGCTGAACACCCTGCTAGGTCCTAAAGGTAGTCCAGAGGCCATGGACCTGGTGTGTGACCTCCACAACACTACCGCTAACATGGGCCTGTGCCTCATCGCCTACTCAGACTGTGACTGGATCTCTCTTCACATCTACAGATACCTGCAG AGACAAATGTCTGACATACCTGTGAGGTTCATTCACTTTGACCTTCCCCTCAATGAAGCATATTCCCTCGATTCTGTAGGCAAACATGGCTTTG CGATTGAGATTGGTCCTCAGGCCCATGGAGTAGTCAGGTCCAATATTTTATCCACAATGCAAGAAGGGGTCCAGCACATGCTAGAATGGGTCCACCTCTTTAACTCAG gtACCCAATTTGAAGGAGGAAAAGTGGATGTGTACACCATGGTGAAAAATGTGGACTACCCAAGAGACTTTGAGACCCACGGTATTACAGCCGCCATTCATCCTCAACTCCAG gatCGGGACTTCTGCCTCCTCCGACCCAATGACCCTGTGTTCCAGACTTTCTCTGGAGAGACACTAAAGTACAAAGGGACTGAGCCACTCTATCCATTCTTCATTAACGAATGTGCGTACTATGAGAAGGGCATAGCTCTCTCCCTTGCAAGACAGAGGAGTGTGGGGATACCATCCATCCgatcagagagagaaggagaacagggaaagagggaaagtTCAGCAGATGAAATGGAGGAGGAAGAAAAAATTCAAGGGGAAATGGAGGGGGAAGGCTATCAGAAGCTAATAGAATATGGAGAGGAGAGTGATTCACTAAATGGACAACACAACTGA